A section of the Dioscorea rotundata plastid, complete genome genome encodes:
- the ndhB gene encoding NADH dehydrogenase subunit 2: MIWHVQNENFILDSTRIFMKAFHLLLFHGSFIFPECILIFGLILLLMIDSTSDQKDRPWFYFISSTTLVMSITALLFRWREEPIISFSGNFQTNNFNEIFQFLILLCSTLCIPLSVEYIECTEMAITEFLLFVLTATLGGMFLCGANDLITLFVAPECFSLCSYLLSGYTKRDVRSNEATMKYLLMGGASSSILVHGFSWLYGSSGGEIELQEIVNGLINTQMYNSPGISIALISITVGIGFKLSPAPFHQWTPDVYEGSPTPVVAFLSVTSKVAASASATRIFDIPFYFSSNEWHLLLEILAILSMILGNLIAITQTSMKRMLAYSSIGQIGYVIIGIIVGDSNDGYASMITYMLFYISMNLGTFACIVSFGLRTGTDNIRDYAGLYTKDPFLALSSALCLLSLGGLPPLAGFFGKLHLFWCGWQAGLYFLVSIGLLTSVVSIYYYLKIIKLLMTGRNQEITPHVRNYRRSPLRSNNSIELSMTVCVIASTIPGISMNPILAIAQDTLF; the protein is encoded by the exons ATGATCTGGCATGTACAGAATGAAAACTTCATTCTCGATTCTACGAGAATTTTTATGAAAGCGTTCCATTTGCTTCTCTTCCATGGAAGTTTCATTTTCCCAGAATGTATCCTAATTTTTGGCCTAATTCTTCTTCTGATGATCGATTCAACCTCTGATCAAAAAGATAGACCTTGGTTCTATTTCATCTCTTCAACAACTTTAGTAATGAGCATAACGGCCCTATTGTTCCGATGGAGAGAAGAACCTATAATTAGCTTTTCGGGAAATTTCCAAACGAACAATTTCAACGAAATCTTTCAATTTCTTATTTTACTATGTTCAACTCTATGTATTCCTCTATCCGTAGAGTACATTGAATGTACAGAAATGGCTATAACAGAGTTTCTGTTATTCGTATTAACAGCTACTCTAGGAGGAATGTTTTTATGTGGTGCTAACGATTTAATAACTCTCTTTGTAGCTCCAGAATGTTTCAGTTTATGTTCCTACCTATTATCTGGATATACCAAGAGAGATGTACGGTCTAATGAGGCTACTATGAAATATTTACTCATGGGTGGGGCAAGCTCTTCTATTCTGGTTCATGGTTTCTCTTGGCTATATGGTTCATCTGGGGGGGAGATCGAGCTTCAAGAAATAGTGAATGGTCTTATCAATACACAAATGTATAACTCCCCAGGAATTTCAATTGCGCTTATATCCATCACTGTAGGAATTGGGTTCAAGCTTTCCCCAGCCCCTTTTCATCAATGGACTCCTGACGTATACGAAGGA TCTCCCACTCCAGTCGTTGCTTTTCTTTCTGTTACTTCGAAAGTAGCTGCTTCAGCTTCAGCCACGCGAATTTTCGATATTCCTTTTTATTTCTCATCAAATGAATGGCATCTTCTTCTGGAAATCCTAGCTATTCTTAGCATGATATTGGGGAATCTCATTGCTATTACTCAAACAAGCATGAAACGTATGCTTGCATATTCGTCCATCGGTCAAATTGGATATGTAATTATTGGAATAATTGTTGGAGACTCAAATGATGGATATGCAAGCATGATAACTTATATGCTGTTCTATATCTCCATGAATCTAGGAACTTTTGCTTGCATTGTATCATTTGGTCTACGTACCGGAACTGATAACATTCGAGATTATGCAGGATTATACACGAAAGATCCTTTTTTGGCCCTCTCTTCAGCCCTATGTCTCTTATCCCTAGGAGGTCTTCCTCCACTAGCAGGTTTTTTCGGAAAACTCCATCTATTCTGGTGTGGATGGCAGGCGGGCCTATATTTCTTGGTTTCAATAGGACTCCTTACGAGCGTTGTTTCTATCTACTATTATCTAAAAATAATCAAGTTATTAATGACTGGGCGAAACCAAGAAATAACCCCTCACGTGCGAAATTATAGAAGATCTCCTTTAAGATCAAACAATTCCATCGAATTGAGTATGACTGTATGTGTGATAGCATCTACTATACCGGGAATATCAATGAACCCAATTCTTGCAATTGCTCAGGATACCCTCTTTTAG